The following are encoded together in the Parabacteroides chongii genome:
- a CDS encoding ParB/RepB/Spo0J family partition protein produces MAVMKRSALGRGLDALITMDDLKTGGSSSISEIELSKIQPNPDQPRSIFEEEALEELATSIRSLGVIQPITLKEIGTEKYMIISGERRYRASLMAGLEQIPAYIKTAADENVVEMALIENIQREDLNSIEIALAYQKLIDSYGLTQEKLSERVGKKRATIANYLRLLKLPAEIQMGLKDKKIDMGHARALLPVEDPEVQLALYEQILSDGLSVRNVEEIVRNGAEAVTPEKKEKTAGRKQMLPEEFNLLKDHLSRFFNTKVQLACNEKGKGRITIPFTSEEELERLIGLLDKLK; encoded by the coding sequence ATGGCAGTAATGAAAAGATCGGCACTTGGCCGCGGACTGGATGCTTTAATCACGATGGACGACCTGAAGACGGGTGGTTCGTCTTCTATCAGCGAGATAGAACTGAGTAAGATCCAACCCAATCCGGATCAACCCCGTTCTATATTTGAGGAAGAGGCTTTGGAGGAACTGGCGACTTCTATCCGTTCACTGGGTGTTATTCAACCGATAACCCTGAAAGAGATCGGTACGGAAAAGTACATGATCATCTCCGGTGAACGTCGTTACCGCGCCTCCCTGATGGCTGGACTGGAACAAATCCCTGCCTACATCAAGACAGCCGCCGACGAGAATGTAGTCGAAATGGCGCTGATCGAGAATATACAGCGCGAAGACCTTAACTCGATAGAAATTGCACTGGCTTATCAGAAGCTGATAGATAGTTACGGTCTGACCCAGGAGAAACTCAGCGAACGGGTAGGAAAGAAACGGGCGACTATCGCCAATTACCTGCGTCTGCTGAAGTTACCGGCTGAGATACAGATGGGGTTGAAAGATAAGAAAATAGATATGGGACATGCACGTGCCTTGCTGCCGGTGGAAGATCCGGAAGTGCAGCTGGCATTGTATGAACAGATATTATCAGACGGTCTTTCCGTACGTAATGTGGAAGAGATCGTACGCAACGGAGCCGAGGCGGTTACTCCAGAGAAGAAGGAGAAAACAGCCGGACGCAAGCAGATGCTTCCCGAAGAGTTCAATCTGCTGAAAGACCATTTGTCACGGTTCTTTAATACGAAGGTACAACTGGCATGCAACGAGAAGGGAAAAGGACGCATCACAATCCCTTTTACCTCGGAAGAAGAATTGGAAAGACTGATCGGTCTGTTGGATAAATTGAAATAA
- a CDS encoding ParA family protein, with product MGKIIALANQKGGVGKTTTTINLAASLAALEKKVLVVDADPQANASSGLGVDIRNVELSIYECLVNGDDSKGAIIPTEVEGLNIIPSHIDLVGAEIEMLNMENREQILKQILVPLKDMYDFILIDCSPSLGLITVNALTAADSVIIPVQCEYFALEGISKLLNTIKIIKSKLNPALEIEGFLLTMYDSRLRLANQIYEEVKRPFRDLVFTTVIQRNVKLSEASSYGKPVILYDAESKGALNHMQLAQELIDKNK from the coding sequence ATGGGAAAGATTATCGCTTTAGCAAATCAGAAAGGTGGGGTTGGTAAGACGACGACCACGATTAATCTGGCTGCATCCCTCGCTGCACTCGAAAAGAAAGTGCTTGTTGTTGATGCGGATCCGCAGGCAAATGCCTCTTCAGGACTGGGCGTGGATATTCGCAATGTCGAACTGTCCATCTATGAATGCCTGGTGAATGGAGACGATTCGAAAGGAGCCATTATCCCTACCGAGGTGGAAGGGCTGAATATTATCCCGTCGCACATCGACCTGGTGGGCGCGGAGATTGAAATGCTGAACATGGAGAACAGGGAACAAATCCTGAAACAGATTCTCGTCCCCCTGAAGGATATGTACGATTTTATCCTGATTGACTGTTCTCCCTCTCTGGGGCTGATCACTGTGAATGCCCTTACTGCAGCCGATTCAGTCATCATCCCCGTTCAATGCGAGTATTTTGCGCTGGAAGGTATCAGTAAACTGTTGAATACGATAAAGATTATTAAGTCGAAGCTGAATCCGGCTTTGGAAATTGAGGGATTCCTGCTGACGATGTACGATTCGCGTCTTCGCCTGGCTAACCAGATATATGAAGAGGTGAAACGTCCGTTCCGCGATCTCGTTTTTACAACCGTTATTCAGCGTAATGTGAAGCTGAGCGAAGCCTCCAGTTATGGCAAACCCGTAATTCTTTACGATGCCGAATCGAAAGGAGCGCTTAATCATATGCAGTTAGCACAAGAATTGATAGATAAAAACAAATAA
- a CDS encoding DUF6383 domain-containing protein, which translates to MNKKFSTLVASLLFASAFSAYAGTAASTLAVPTAIETRATATVLDINTEAPVADDAVKDLVLSGFKDNSRLLVFSSTGANTWTPASASSFLMFDGNGIHLADYKGGAVSSVPSNAFYFNYTNKQLETKAGLVLNLAGYSKFDIVPVTFKGKSSSFFVLRAWYDATTPVYINMTGGFSSGTSITVVDDVTKAALFASAETAFATTATDGGVLNKELKNGFELTISSAKDGVTVTGADAFAGKLTAMKYDAGAMHVMNAGDANPYMLKNKDGKYIYWDAETNKDSDKPGAFKLASEADVIKAVESGVAANYDPYRFTIYAADNGSKAVQVNIDATAPKRLYINNTNNEGRLTAFDVNGTVASANWAVTSLGSSNTVDLTQFLTGQFVKVNYVANGEEGASNTYKIDGVLTISEDGTKEDFAKAKSFVAEDPATHWAVTTENRGATIKLTNRENPSVEVTLSELRGTNKTGVYEVAVTSATNLKAEELITITPVTTVTMTDGYMVENENVLRNTSYYLAQSRQNADQDIPAYWAENHSMSHQIGATVNKDAATKWNLAFKVKGGDKAYKNQIDSVLIVSTLHKWNAAAKDVEEVKSTLAILPYTFQNRENNEFVKNYKYTNLEYYICDKDNNEAADNGAAQKFALKKKPGNTYNYVTLGGANTYVTDNGYVNVSTGKSVFTLAGDKLFLGNSLENGSWEEMAMYAKDNNSLMLVQPSDDPEYHLVNGDVLAWGDTIKLYRDENANQALYEKGDSKSIVENDTLSFLNIDNVYDPQFKLNPAIFVDTAYVNRENNTCWQYLLAVNVDNSVKTYCPDDPKHNDPEWIKEHGVCPHAEKTPVVKGRFLVNLIDTANIYGATHLHTNPYVNTNEAGEQRAKLSFVPGMHIKDTLFLFTNDDTVKVELGTPDFNVAKFAFRYEDAAEGTFKIQNMWKAYNPEQAVKDDSKVASNNEGYLKWINGTVVVEDGYNKGDLFRIEEGFEGNPTANEEAPEVSSISVVATNGAVVIKGAEGKTVAISNVLGQTVANTVITSSEATIAIPAGIVVVAVEGEAAVKAIVK; encoded by the coding sequence ATGAACAAAAAGTTTTCTACTTTGGTAGCCAGCTTGTTATTTGCTTCAGCTTTTAGTGCTTATGCAGGAACGGCGGCTTCAACATTAGCAGTGCCTACTGCAATCGAAACCAGAGCTACAGCAACTGTATTAGACATTAATACAGAGGCTCCTGTTGCAGATGATGCTGTAAAAGATTTAGTGTTGTCAGGATTTAAAGACAATTCCCGTTTACTTGTGTTTTCTAGTACAGGGGCAAATACTTGGACTCCAGCTTCGGCAAGCTCTTTTCTTATGTTTGATGGCAATGGTATTCATTTGGCTGACTACAAGGGTGGGGCAGTAAGTTCAGTACCTTCTAACGCTTTTTACTTTAATTACACTAACAAGCAACTTGAAACGAAAGCTGGTTTAGTTTTGAATTTGGCAGGTTATTCAAAATTTGATATTGTACCTGTTACTTTTAAGGGAAAATCTTCTAGCTTTTTCGTGTTGAGAGCTTGGTATGATGCAACAACACCAGTATATATTAACATGACTGGAGGCTTTAGTTCTGGTACTAGTATTACTGTTGTGGATGATGTTACAAAGGCTGCGTTATTTGCATCGGCAGAAACTGCATTTGCAACAACTGCAACAGATGGTGGTGTTTTGAATAAAGAGTTGAAAAATGGTTTTGAACTGACTATTTCTTCTGCAAAAGATGGTGTGACTGTTACTGGAGCGGACGCATTTGCTGGTAAATTGACAGCAATGAAGTATGATGCAGGTGCTATGCACGTAATGAATGCAGGTGATGCTAATCCTTATATGTTGAAGAATAAAGATGGTAAATACATCTATTGGGATGCTGAAACAAATAAGGATTCTGATAAGCCAGGAGCTTTCAAATTAGCATCAGAAGCTGATGTTATAAAAGCTGTTGAAAGTGGAGTAGCTGCGAATTATGATCCTTATCGTTTTACGATTTACGCTGCTGATAACGGTTCTAAAGCTGTTCAGGTAAATATTGATGCAACTGCTCCTAAAAGATTGTATATCAATAATACAAATAATGAAGGTCGTCTGACTGCTTTTGATGTGAATGGTACAGTAGCTAGTGCTAACTGGGCTGTTACCTCTTTAGGTAGTTCAAATACTGTTGATTTGACTCAGTTCTTGACTGGTCAGTTTGTAAAAGTAAACTATGTAGCCAACGGTGAAGAAGGTGCTTCTAATACATACAAAATTGACGGTGTTCTGACAATTTCAGAAGACGGAACAAAAGAAGACTTTGCTAAAGCTAAAAGCTTCGTAGCAGAAGACCCTGCAACTCATTGGGCTGTGACTACTGAAAACAGAGGTGCAACTATTAAGTTGACTAACCGTGAAAATCCGAGCGTAGAAGTTACTCTTTCTGAATTGCGTGGTACTAATAAAACAGGTGTTTATGAAGTTGCTGTAACTTCAGCCACTAATTTGAAAGCGGAAGAATTGATCACCATCACTCCGGTGACAACGGTTACTATGACTGACGGTTATATGGTAGAAAATGAAAACGTGTTGCGTAACACTTCTTACTATTTGGCTCAGTCTCGTCAGAATGCAGATCAGGATATTCCTGCTTATTGGGCTGAAAACCATAGCATGTCTCACCAGATCGGTGCTACTGTAAATAAAGATGCTGCAACTAAGTGGAATTTGGCATTCAAGGTAAAAGGCGGTGATAAAGCTTACAAGAACCAGATTGACTCTGTATTGATCGTTAGCACATTGCACAAATGGAATGCAGCAGCTAAAGATGTAGAAGAAGTAAAGAGTACATTGGCTATCCTTCCGTATACATTCCAAAATCGTGAAAACAATGAGTTTGTTAAGAACTACAAATACACAAATCTGGAATATTATATCTGTGACAAGGATAATAATGAAGCTGCCGATAACGGTGCTGCTCAGAAGTTTGCTTTGAAGAAGAAACCGGGTAATACTTACAACTATGTAACGTTAGGTGGAGCAAATACATATGTAACTGATAATGGTTATGTGAATGTATCAACAGGCAAATCTGTTTTCACTCTTGCTGGAGACAAGCTGTTCTTAGGCAATAGCTTGGAAAATGGTTCTTGGGAAGAAATGGCTATGTACGCAAAGGATAACAACTCTTTGATGTTGGTACAGCCTTCTGATGATCCTGAATATCACTTGGTAAATGGTGATGTTTTGGCTTGGGGTGATACTATTAAATTGTATCGTGATGAAAATGCAAATCAAGCTCTTTACGAAAAGGGAGATAGCAAGTCTATTGTTGAAAACGACACTTTGAGTTTCTTGAACATTGATAATGTTTATGATCCTCAGTTCAAATTGAATCCGGCTATCTTTGTAGATACTGCTTATGTAAATCGTGAAAATAATACTTGCTGGCAGTATCTGTTGGCTGTAAATGTAGATAACAGCGTTAAGACTTATTGTCCGGATGATCCAAAACACAACGATCCTGAATGGATTAAAGAACATGGTGTATGTCCTCATGCAGAAAAGACTCCGGTTGTAAAAGGTCGTTTCTTGGTGAACTTGATTGATACTGCTAATATCTATGGCGCAACTCACTTACATACAAATCCGTATGTAAATACAAATGAAGCTGGTGAACAACGTGCTAAGTTGTCATTCGTACCGGGTATGCACATCAAGGATACATTGTTCTTGTTCACAAATGATGATACTGTAAAAGTAGAACTGGGTACTCCTGATTTCAATGTAGCTAAGTTTGCATTCCGTTATGAAGATGCTGCTGAAGGTACATTCAAAATTCAGAATATGTGGAAAGCTTATAATCCTGAACAAGCTGTAAAAGATGATTCTAAGGTCGCTTCTAATAACGAAGGTTACTTGAAATGGATCAATGGTACTGTAGTTGTAGAAGATGGCTATAATAAGGGTGACTTGTTTAGAATCGAAGAAGGTTTCGAAGGTAACCCGACAGCTAACGAAGAAGCTCCTGAAGTATCTTCTATCTCTGTAGTCGCTACTAACGGTGCTGTTGTTATCAAGGGAGCTGAAGGTAAGACAGTTGCTATCAGCAATGTACTTGGTCAGACAGTTGCTAACACTGTAATCACTTCTAGCGAAGCTACAATCGCTATTCCGGCAGGTATCGTAGTAGTAGCTGTTGAAGGTGAAGCTGCAGTAAAAGCAATCGTTAAGTAA
- the surE gene encoding 5'/3'-nucleotidase SurE, translated as MNDRPLILITNDDGVEAKGIKELTECLRDLGDLVVFAPDGPRSGMSSAITAENPIRYSLVKKENGLTVYKCTGTPVDCVKLSINEVLDRKPDLLVSGINHGGNMAIAVLYSGTLGAAAEGCVFGVPSIGVSLLDHEPDADFSECCRLARMMARRILKEGLPAGTYLNLNVPKVETVKGIKVCRQAAGKWVKEYKRSENGAGKPVFWLTGSFENAKPIHPDNDTLALDSGYASLVPCKLDVTDYEWIKNHYNMPM; from the coding sequence ATGAACGATAGACCGCTTATTCTGATTACGAATGATGATGGCGTAGAAGCCAAAGGTATCAAAGAGTTGACAGAATGCCTGAGAGACTTGGGCGACCTGGTTGTATTTGCTCCCGACGGACCCCGTTCGGGTATGAGCAGTGCGATTACAGCTGAAAATCCGATCAGATACAGCCTGGTGAAGAAAGAAAACGGACTGACTGTATATAAATGTACAGGAACACCAGTCGACTGCGTAAAACTGTCCATCAACGAAGTACTCGACCGCAAGCCGGACCTGCTTGTCTCCGGTATCAATCACGGAGGGAATATGGCGATAGCCGTACTCTATTCAGGAACGCTGGGAGCTGCTGCAGAAGGTTGCGTATTCGGTGTACCTTCGATAGGCGTTTCATTGCTCGACCATGAACCGGATGCAGACTTTTCGGAATGCTGCCGCCTGGCACGTATGATGGCACGCCGCATACTGAAAGAAGGATTGCCTGCCGGAACATATCTGAATCTGAATGTGCCGAAAGTGGAGACAGTAAAAGGCATAAAAGTATGCCGCCAGGCTGCCGGAAAATGGGTGAAAGAATACAAACGGTCGGAAAACGGAGCCGGTAAACCTGTATTTTGGCTGACAGGCTCTTTTGAGAATGCCAAACCGATCCATCCGGACAATGACACGCTGGCACTCGACAGCGGATACGCTTCACTCGTGCCCTGCAAACTGGATGTTACAGACTATGAGTGGATAAAAAATCATTACAATATGCCAATGTGA
- the lpxB gene encoding lipid-A-disaccharide synthase, which produces MKYFLIAGEASGDLHASNLMAALKEKDPEADFRFFGGDLMQAVGGTLVKHYREMAFMGFIPVLLNLRTILNNMKTCQEDIRRYQPDVVILIDYPGFNLKIAKFVKTVLHLPVYYYISPKIWAWKQYRIKDFRRYVDRMFCILPFETEFFRKLNYSVDYVGNPSVDSVAQYKKKQVSGADTFIADEGLADKPILALLAGSRRQEIKDNLPTMLEVAAAYPDYQPVIAGAPGLEPDYYKQYIGNHPARIVFGKTYDLLQHSRAALVTSGTATLETSLFRVPQVVCYYVAAGRLASFIFRNFFHTKYISLVNLIAGREVVQELFGARFSYQQIHDELGKILHDTAYRQQMLDGYDEIICLLGKPGASQRTAELIYRSLKH; this is translated from the coding sequence ATGAAATACTTTCTGATAGCAGGCGAAGCTTCGGGCGACTTACATGCGTCGAACCTGATGGCGGCATTAAAAGAGAAAGACCCCGAAGCGGATTTCCGTTTCTTCGGGGGAGACTTGATGCAGGCTGTAGGCGGCACATTGGTGAAACATTACAGGGAAATGGCATTTATGGGCTTTATCCCCGTACTGCTTAACCTGCGTACGATCCTGAATAACATGAAAACCTGCCAGGAAGATATTCGCCGATATCAGCCGGACGTAGTGATCCTGATCGATTACCCCGGATTCAATCTGAAGATAGCCAAATTCGTAAAGACCGTGCTGCACCTGCCTGTCTACTATTATATCTCACCGAAGATATGGGCATGGAAGCAATACCGTATCAAAGACTTCCGCCGCTATGTAGACCGGATGTTCTGCATCCTGCCTTTCGAAACGGAGTTTTTCCGCAAACTTAATTATTCGGTCGACTATGTAGGCAATCCTTCCGTCGATTCGGTTGCCCAATACAAGAAAAAGCAGGTCTCTGGAGCCGATACTTTCATTGCGGACGAAGGACTGGCGGACAAACCGATCCTCGCCCTTCTTGCCGGAAGCCGTCGCCAGGAGATTAAAGACAATCTCCCGACGATGCTGGAGGTAGCCGCCGCTTATCCCGACTATCAGCCGGTCATAGCCGGAGCTCCCGGACTGGAACCGGACTATTACAAACAATACATAGGCAACCACCCTGCGCGGATCGTTTTCGGCAAAACTTACGACCTGTTGCAACACAGCCGTGCCGCATTGGTCACATCCGGTACGGCAACCCTGGAGACCTCGCTCTTCCGCGTTCCCCAAGTAGTCTGCTATTACGTGGCTGCCGGTCGTTTGGCAAGTTTCATCTTCCGTAACTTCTTTCATACCAAATACATTTCGCTGGTCAACCTGATTGCCGGACGCGAAGTCGTACAGGAACTTTTCGGCGCGCGTTTCTCCTATCAGCAGATACACGACGAACTGGGTAAAATACTACACGATACCGCCTATCGCCAACAGATGCTCGACGGGTACGACGAGATCATCTGCCTGCTCGGAAAACCGGGCGCTTCACAACGTACTGCCGAACTTATTTACCGGTCTTTAAAGCATTAA
- a CDS encoding NigD-like protein encodes MNVMKTLKTFILVLGTILLSTSLYSCLDDDDYSLDKYSVGVATIKPLGGNTYYLQWDDSTTFWPAAGATPHFGVDKERRVFINFTLLDNDFEGYDYAIRVNRIDSVLTKSIVADLGEKNDEYYGNDPVWMKSVWIEDGYINFQFESYFDGYTKHFLNLVKMDNTDTYELEFRHNAYDNLSGGKGWGLASFRLNNLPETNGETVTMKIKYKSYEGDKTIELKYKSGSPAGKAPMMGEENFHSTN; translated from the coding sequence ATGAATGTGATGAAGACGTTGAAAACTTTTATACTGGTTTTGGGAACTATTCTGCTCTCCACCTCCTTGTATTCTTGTTTGGATGATGACGATTATTCTCTTGACAAATACAGTGTTGGAGTAGCGACAATAAAGCCATTGGGAGGTAATACATATTACCTGCAGTGGGATGACTCCACGACTTTCTGGCCGGCAGCCGGCGCAACTCCACATTTTGGAGTAGATAAGGAAAGACGTGTTTTTATAAACTTTACGCTACTGGATAATGATTTTGAAGGATACGATTACGCTATCCGTGTAAACAGAATCGACAGTGTGTTGACAAAATCGATCGTTGCCGACCTGGGTGAGAAGAATGATGAATATTACGGCAATGATCCGGTGTGGATGAAGTCTGTCTGGATTGAGGACGGTTATATTAATTTCCAGTTCGAATCATATTTCGACGGATATACCAAACACTTCCTCAACCTGGTAAAGATGGATAATACGGATACATACGAACTGGAGTTCCGTCATAATGCATACGATAATCTGTCAGGCGGAAAGGGATGGGGACTTGCCTCATTCAGACTGAACAACCTGCCGGAAACGAACGGTGAGACAGTGACAATGAAGATCAAATACAAATCGTATGAAGGTGACAAGACGATTGAGCTCAAGTACAAATCCGGTTCTCCCGCAGGTAAGGCACCTATGATGGGAGAAGAGAATTTTCATTCGACAAATTAA
- a CDS encoding RNA polymerase sigma factor: MQRSAACSRLYKQMNETTVQLIEGCRKGKRDAQLALYKQFAQRLYIACLRIVGNSGEAEEAMQDAFLKIFTRIDQYKDDQCFEAWIHRIAVHTAIDYVRRQNPEWEELSDNYAAPESDEPDEEEIQYSVKLLKEATQKLPAGYRVILSLYLFEGYDMEEIASILHIQPPSVRSQYLRAKRKLLDIIAVN; this comes from the coding sequence ATGCAACGGTCGGCCGCTTGCTCTCGTTTATATAAACAAATGAACGAAACAACAGTACAACTGATAGAGGGTTGCCGCAAAGGAAAACGAGATGCGCAACTGGCCTTGTACAAACAATTCGCCCAGCGATTGTACATAGCTTGCCTGCGTATTGTCGGAAACAGCGGCGAAGCGGAAGAAGCCATGCAGGATGCCTTCCTGAAAATCTTCACCCGCATCGACCAATATAAGGACGACCAATGTTTCGAAGCTTGGATCCACCGGATAGCCGTCCATACGGCGATCGATTACGTACGCCGTCAGAACCCGGAATGGGAAGAGTTGTCGGACAACTATGCCGCACCGGAATCGGACGAGCCGGACGAGGAGGAAATACAATATTCGGTGAAGCTGCTCAAAGAGGCAACCCAAAAACTGCCCGCCGGCTATCGCGTGATCCTCTCGCTTTACCTCTTTGAGGGATATGATATGGAAGAGATTGCCTCTATCCTGCACATTCAGCCGCCAAGCGTACGCAGCCAGTATCTGCGGGCGAAGCGCAAATTGTTAGACATTATAGCAGTTAATTGA
- a CDS encoding RNA polymerase sigma factor: protein MDEQKWIKSILAGDTKSFSCLVAKYQQMAFTIAFRILENREEAEEVVQDAFVKMYRALPSFQFGSKFSTWFYKIVYNTAITAQRKQSVFESYDDAIATDLTTSEVDSATAILEREDRKEIIARVLKKLPADESLVLNLFYLEECSIADIAQITEMTPSNIKVKLFRGRKHFYETLQLMMQNETANVL, encoded by the coding sequence ATGGACGAACAAAAGTGGATAAAAAGCATTTTGGCAGGGGATACCAAGAGTTTCTCCTGCCTCGTCGCGAAGTACCAGCAGATGGCATTTACGATTGCCTTCCGCATACTGGAGAATCGCGAGGAGGCAGAAGAAGTCGTGCAGGATGCTTTTGTGAAGATGTATCGTGCGCTTCCGTCTTTCCAGTTTGGCAGTAAGTTCTCTACCTGGTTTTATAAGATTGTTTACAATACCGCGATAACGGCGCAAAGGAAGCAATCGGTTTTTGAGAGCTATGATGATGCTATTGCTACCGATCTTACTACCAGCGAAGTGGATAGTGCGACTGCTATCCTGGAGCGGGAAGACCGGAAAGAAATAATTGCCCGTGTACTGAAAAAGCTGCCGGCCGATGAAAGCCTGGTGCTTAATCTCTTTTATCTGGAAGAGTGTTCGATTGCTGACATTGCTCAGATCACAGAAATGACTCCTTCCAATATTAAAGTAAAATTGTTTCGGGGACGTAAGCACTTCTACGAAACATTGCAGTTAATGATGCAGAACGAAACAGCGAATGTGTTATGA
- a CDS encoding DUF6249 domain-containing protein: MEEWLIPLVAILCGAGLPIILLMVVVVRTTRQRHEERMAMIEKGIVLEEPERRANKYGALRNGLLMVGLAFGAILGVYMDGTMSSEWEGFSVVIYTVLGGGVAYLVYFFIVLKMMEKEKEQ, from the coding sequence ATGGAAGAATGGTTAATTCCTTTGGTTGCAATTCTTTGCGGGGCTGGTCTGCCTATTATATTGCTTATGGTTGTGGTTGTCAGAACTACCCGGCAAAGACATGAAGAGCGTATGGCTATGATTGAAAAAGGCATTGTTCTTGAAGAACCGGAAAGAAGAGCGAATAAGTATGGTGCACTTCGTAATGGCTTATTGATGGTCGGTCTTGCCTTTGGGGCTATACTCGGTGTCTATATGGATGGAACAATGTCGAGCGAGTGGGAAGGTTTCTCTGTCGTTATTTATACAGTGCTCGGCGGTGGAGTAGCTTATCTGGTATACTTCTTTATTGTTCTTAAAATGATGGAAAAAGAGAAAGAACAATAA
- a CDS encoding 3-keto-disaccharide hydrolase, with translation MKKSVLFASAALMMCYFTSCGGGKKTEDAAADAAETKTEAAVPEYKLLDLPTVDLSKFPKDADGWITIFDGKTLNGWRGYDRTDVPNAWEVNDGAIHIKGSGAGEAGAKDGGDLVFAHKFKNFELEWEWKVAKAANSGVFILIQEVEGQPSYISSPEFQILDNANHPDAKLGKDGNRQSASLYDMIPAKPQNSKPFGEWNKSKIMCYKGTVVHYQNDEPVVEYHLWTQQWKEMLDASKFSKDKWPLAYELLLNCGGPNKEGFIGLQDHGDDVWFRNIKIKVLD, from the coding sequence ATGAAGAAGTCAGTATTATTTGCCAGTGCCGCATTGATGATGTGTTATTTCACTTCCTGCGGTGGCGGAAAGAAAACAGAAGATGCTGCCGCCGATGCAGCTGAAACAAAGACTGAGGCTGCCGTGCCCGAATACAAATTATTGGATTTGCCGACAGTAGACTTGTCTAAATTCCCGAAAGATGCCGATGGTTGGATTACTATCTTCGATGGTAAGACACTGAATGGCTGGAGAGGGTATGATCGTACGGACGTACCTAATGCCTGGGAAGTAAATGACGGTGCAATCCATATCAAAGGTTCCGGAGCCGGTGAAGCCGGTGCTAAGGATGGCGGCGACCTGGTTTTCGCTCATAAATTCAAAAACTTCGAATTGGAATGGGAATGGAAAGTGGCTAAAGCTGCTAACTCTGGTGTGTTTATCCTGATCCAGGAAGTAGAAGGACAGCCTTCTTACATCTCTTCTCCTGAATTTCAGATTTTGGACAATGCCAACCACCCGGATGCTAAATTGGGTAAGGACGGTAACCGCCAGTCTGCTTCTCTGTATGATATGATCCCGGCTAAACCGCAGAACTCTAAACCGTTCGGCGAATGGAACAAATCTAAGATCATGTGTTACAAAGGTACGGTTGTTCATTATCAGAATGACGAACCGGTTGTTGAATATCACTTGTGGACTCAACAGTGGAAAGAAATGCTGGATGCAAGTAAGTTCAGTAAAGACAAATGGCCGTTGGCTTACGAACTGCTGTTGAACTGTGGCGGACCTAACAAAGAAGGTTTCATCGGTTTGCAGGATCATGGCGACGACGTTTGGTTCCGTAACATCAAGATCAAAGTATTAGACTAA